AACCGTCAGGTTGATCAGGGAGTGGGGTCGGGGAGGAGTCGCCATTTTTAACTTTGAGCGAGTCTATAAAGTCTTCAACTACATGAGTCATAGTTTTATCGTTTTGACTTGCATATAACCGTAGCTTATTTAATCTACGTTCTGATATTCTTAAATTTAATGCTTTATTTTTCATAATTGCCTACACATTGTCTTGACGTTTATGTTATCCTATGTGTAGGTCGAAAACAAAGGAAAAAAATGAAGACATCATACCAGTACAAAATCAAGCCAACTAAAGAGCAATCAGCGAAAATAGATAAAACATTAGAAATGCTGCGTTGTCAGTACAATTATTTGTTGGCTCAAAGGTTTGACTGGTATGAAATGAATCGCTGCCCTATTGATAGATGTCCATTAATTTGTCACATACCAGAATTAAAAGAACAACCATCATACTACAATCAAAAAGCGTCTTTGGTTCAACTTAAAATAGATAGACATTGGTACAAAGAGATTCACTCTCAAGTATTACAGGAAGTACCTAAAAAAGTTGAATTAGCTTTTGATAGATGGTTAAAAGGTGACGTTAGCGGGAAGAAGTCTGGTAGACCTAGATTCAAGGGAAAAGGGCAATATAAAACTTTTACTTATACTCAATTCAAACAGCATCACTTTGTTAAAAACAAAATCACTCTGTCAAAGATTGGGGATGTTAAAGTAATTGTTCATCGACCAATACCCGATGGATTTGATATTAAAACCGTATCTGTTACCAAAAAAGCAGATGGCTATTATGTAACCTTGAGCCTTGATGACAAGACGGTTCCCACAATTAAGTCCGATTTCAATCCTGATAATATTGTTGGAATTGATGTAGGTTTGATTGATTTTTATGTAGCTGATGACGGTTCTAGAATTGCTGCACCAAAACATCTAAGCAAAGCTGAACGTAAATT
The Gloeotrichia echinulata CP02 DNA segment above includes these coding regions:
- a CDS encoding transposase, with amino-acid sequence MKTSYQYKIKPTKEQSAKIDKTLEMLRCQYNYLLAQRFDWYEMNRCPIDRCPLICHIPELKEQPSYYNQKASLVQLKIDRHWYKEIHSQVLQEVPKKVELAFDRWLKGDVSGKKSGRPRFKGKGQYKTFTYTQFKQHHFVKNKITLSKIGDVKVIVHRPIPDGFDIKTVSVTKKADGYYVTLSLDDKTVPTIKSDFNPDNIVGIDVGLIDFYVADDGSRIAAPKHLSKAERKLKSAQRKVSRRKKGSLRRKKAIQKLGKQHKKVADTRRDFHFKIAKSLLDKYDVVAVEKLNIKGLVKTRLAKSINDAGWSQFVTILSFKAENAGLKVIAVKPNGTSQECSNCGHKVKKPLSQRMHNCPVCHTSLCRDLNAAINIKNRGAHGLKAQLMSS